Proteins found in one Bartonella krasnovii genomic segment:
- a CDS encoding filamentous hemagglutinin yields MNANLNNAKSFAKSSLNVGYDYGTGGGGSMSASFQKDKTSSDYHSVVEQSGIKAEAGGFEITVKDKTTLTGGIIASTAPADKNKLTTGSITTSDITNSAHATASSHGFSLSGNDTIKNITKNVLNHGKAKDNAEGETKSAISDGTIILTDTTEQRAMGQDAGEIIGSLNRNTAAAHQGVAPIDATSLEAAVHNRLDMTNDLLDEGIKIVDHGFENMFYKEHHLATVEHDKDGNVIYAKDENGNPIRDSHGNPQPLYHYLTPEEEEHLQKGSDGKVHVFLNGIFTTPDEAAHNAVQLSDNKNDPHYFLVFPHSDSLLVEGFIAGYQYVLEGDLGGLTNSTKKFQHLLYSLGNTGLHIDGHSRGSMTAGNGSYNLAKHGVHGIAKETTINFFGPAFNTQDMADTLYILSDGKQDYVYTQGHILDPISTVIGYNFPTVYGVPFRPYYLLHPSILPMREMGGAFLGFNPSTHNCYGDASPKCKTNYGSFDFKKVYSTRTGNKK; encoded by the coding sequence ATGAATGCCAACCTTAACAACGCAAAATCATTCGCAAAGTCTTCCCTGAATGTTGGCTACGATTATGGCACGGGAGGAGGAGGTTCCATGAGCGCCTCTTTCCAAAAAGATAAAACCTCTAGTGATTATCACAGTGTTGTGGAGCAATCCGGCATTAAAGCAGAGGCAGGCGGCTTTGAGATTACTGTTAAAGACAAAACAACCCTGACCGGAGGCATTATTGCCAGCACTGCCCCAGCAGATAAAAACAAACTGACCACCGGAAGCATTACGACGAGTGATATCACCAACAGCGCTCATGCGACAGCCAGCAGCCATGGTTTTAGCCTTTCTGGAAATGACACGATAAAAAACATTACCAAGAATGTTTTAAACCACGGCAAGGCCAAGGATAATGCAGAAGGGGAAACAAAATCTGCTATCAGTGATGGGACTATCATCCTAACCGATACAACTGAACAAAGGGCAATGGGGCAAGATGCTGGAGAAATCATTGGCTCTCTCAACCGCAACACCGCAGCAGCCCACCAGGGTGTAGCACCAATAGACGCCACATCGCTTGAGGCAGCAGTGCATAATCGCTTAGATATGACCAATGATTTATTAGATGAAGGAATTAAAATCGTTGATCATGGCTTCGAAAACATGTTTTACAAAGAGCATCACCTGGCGACCGTTGAACATGATAAAGATGGCAATGTCATCTATGCAAAAGATGAAAATGGAAATCCTATAAGAGATAGCCATGGAAATCCACAGCCACTATATCATTACTTAACGCCAGAGGAAGAAGAGCATTTACAAAAAGGTTCTGATGGCAAGGTACATGTTTTCCTCAATGGTATTTTTACGACACCCGATGAAGCAGCTCATAATGCGGTCCAGTTGTCTGATAATAAGAATGATCCGCACTATTTTTTGGTGTTTCCACATAGCGATTCGTTGTTAGTGGAGGGTTTTATTGCAGGGTATCAGTATGTTCTGGAAGGAGATTTGGGTGGTCTGACCAATTCGACCAAGAAGTTTCAGCATCTGTTGTATAGCCTTGGCAATACAGGATTACATATTGATGGGCACAGCCGTGGTAGTATGACAGCGGGCAATGGATCGTATAATTTAGCAAAGCATGGTGTTCACGGTATAGCAAAGGAAACAACGATTAATTTCTTTGGACCAGCTTTTAATACTCAAGACATGGCAGATACGTTATATATCTTAAGTGATGGCAAGCAGGATTATGTCTACACACAAGGCCATATATTAGACCCCATTAGTACGGTGATTGGTTACAATTTTCCTACAGTTTATGGGGTGCCTTTCAGACCATATTATTTATTACATCCGTCAATTCTTCCAATGAGAGAGATGGGAGGAGCGTTCTTGGGCTTTAACCCTAGCACCCATAATTGTTATGGTGATGCAAGTCCTAAGTGTAAAACTAATTACGGTTCATTTGATTTTAAAA